A genomic region of Leptospira bourretii contains the following coding sequences:
- a CDS encoding TIGR04452 family lipoprotein codes for MLKKLLFVALAFSLTNCLVLNPVGATLDREKGSEAASRITDAAIQTDLVRSVIISGSLNISILSLVAADVAKIESDKYYVKSDVDQCINDIQGFKGVALGSLVANIISCQDLKTDGYLTGDPFPSF; via the coding sequence ATGTTAAAAAAATTACTCTTTGTTGCTTTAGCGTTTTCGCTAACCAACTGCTTGGTATTAAACCCTGTTGGTGCAACCCTCGACCGAGAAAAAGGTTCTGAAGCGGCTTCCCGAATTACAGATGCTGCCATCCAAACAGATCTAGTTCGATCAGTGATTATCAGTGGTAGTCTGAATATCAGCATATTGAGTTTGGTTGCAGCTGATGTTGCAAAGATAGAATCCGATAAATACTATGTTAAATCTGATGTAGACCAGTGTATTAATGACATCCAAGGTTTTAAAGGTGTGGCTCTTGGATCTTTAGTTGCCAATATCATTTCTTGCCAAGACTTGAAAACTGATGGATACTTAACGGGAGATCCGTTCCCAAGTTTCTAA
- a CDS encoding Spy/CpxP family protein refolding chaperone, with the protein MISLKKTFKIVATIGLASVMAFAFGNCRGHKDFEKRIEWVASKLTSKLDLDEAQKAKLETIKAELIAKHKEMKPKHESWAKEMATQIRAEKIDTKLLDKMSIERETRHQEMRKFFQSKLVEFHAVLKPEQREKFADLVERFASRHQPPEE; encoded by the coding sequence ATGATCTCTCTGAAAAAAACATTCAAAATTGTCGCAACAATTGGTCTTGCATCGGTGATGGCATTTGCTTTTGGAAATTGCCGCGGACATAAAGATTTCGAAAAAAGAATCGAATGGGTGGCGTCCAAACTCACATCTAAACTCGATTTAGATGAAGCACAAAAAGCAAAACTGGAAACCATCAAAGCCGAACTCATTGCCAAACATAAGGAAATGAAACCGAAACATGAATCTTGGGCCAAAGAAATGGCAACTCAAATTCGTGCAGAAAAAATCGATACCAAGTTGTTGGATAAAATGAGTATTGAACGAGAAACGCGCCACCAAGAAATGCGTAAGTTTTTCCAATCAAAACTTGTGGAATTCCATGCTGTATTAAAACCAGAACAAAGGGAAAAGTTTGCTGATTTAGTGGAACGTTTTGCGAGTCGACACCAACCACCGGAAGAATAA